In a genomic window of Salmo trutta chromosome 32, fSalTru1.1, whole genome shotgun sequence:
- the LOC115170617 gene encoding gamma-crystallin M3, with the protein MSTSMNMGRIVFYEDRNFQGRSYECSSDCADMSSYLSRCHSCRVQSGCFMVYDRNNYMGNQYFMRRGEYSDFQSMMGMTDIRSCRMIPMHRGSYRMRIYERDNFGGQMHEMMDDCDSIMDRYHMSDCQSCNVMDGHWLMYEQPHFRGRMMYMRPGEYRNFRDMGMSGMRFMSMRRITDMC; encoded by the exons ATGTCCACCAGCATGAACATGGGCAGG ATCGTCTTCTACGAGGACAGGAACTTCCAGGGTCGTTCCTATGAGTGCAGCAGCGACTGCGCTGACATGTCCTCCTACCTGAGCAGGTGCCACTCCTGTAGGGTTCAGAGCGGCTGCTTCATGGTCTACGACCGCAACAACTACATGGGAAACCAGTACTTCATGAGGAGGGGAGAGTACTCTGACTTCCAGAGTATGATGGGAATGACTGATATCAGGTCCTGCCGCATGATCCCAATG CACAGAGGATCCTACAGAATGAGGATCTACGAGAGAGATAACTTCGGAGGTCAGATGCACGAGATGATGGACGACTGTGACTCCATCATGGACCGTTACCACATGTCCGACTGCCAGTCCTGCAACGTGATGGATGGCCACTGGCTGATGTACGAGCAGCCCCACTTCAGAGGCAGGATGATGTACATGAGGCCCGGAGAGTACAGGAACTTCAGGGATATGGGCATGAGTGGGATGAGGTTCATGAGCATGAGGCGTATCACTGATATGTGCTAG